From a single Raphanus sativus cultivar WK10039 chromosome 3, ASM80110v3, whole genome shotgun sequence genomic region:
- the LOC108846182 gene encoding NDR1/HIN1-like protein 6, giving the protein MEAEKFLKPVLQKPPGYRELHAPPETPNTSSRRRPPKNMIPPSFYPEKKRRWSRCRLFCCSCCIAVAIVILLLVLTISVFFLRYSPRLPVVRLASFRATDFNFSRGKADDGLSQLTAKTTAKLDFRNPNGKLRYYYGDADVAVTLGDGDFETSLGSTKVNGFVEKPGNRTVVIVPISVKGQQVDDLTVKRLRADMKSKKLVVKVTVKTKVGLAVGRRKIVTVGISLSCGGVTLQTLDKQMAKCTITMLKWIKLHS; this is encoded by the exons ATGGAAGCGGAGAAGTTTCTAAAACCGGTGCTTCAGAAACCACCTGGCTACCGTGAGCTTCACGCGCCTCCTGAAACTCCAAACACATCATCACGTCGCCGGCCGCCTAAGAATATGATCCCGCCGTCTTTTTACCCGGAGAAGAAGAGACGGTGGAGTCGCTGCCGCCTCTTCTGCTGCAGCTGCTGCATCGCCGTCGCGATCGTCATCCTCCTCTTAGTCCTCACCATCTCCGTCTTCTTCCTCCGGTACAGCCCGAGGCTCCCCGTCGTACGCCTCGCCTCCTTCCGCGCCACCGACTTCAACTTCTCCCGCGGAAAAGCCGACGACGGATTATCGCAACTAACGGCGAAGACCACGGCGAAGCTCGACTTTAGAAACCCCAACGGGAAGCTAAGGTACTATTACGGAGACGCTGACGTGGCGGTGACCTTAGGAGATGGTGATTTCGAGACGAGTTTAGGGTCAACGAAAGTCAACGGGTTTGTGGAGAAGCCGGGGAATCGGACGGTCGTGATCGTACCGATCAGCGTGAAGGGACAACAGGTGGATGATCTGACGGTTAAGAGGCTTCGAGCGGATATGAAGAGTAAGAAGTTGGTGGTGAAGGTGACCGTTAAGACGAAGGTGGGATTGGCTGTGGGAAGGCGTAAGATTGTTACGGTGGGGATCAGTCTCAGTTGCGGTGGCGTGACACTACAGACGCTGGATAAACAGATGGCTAAATGCACCATCACAATGCTTAAATG GATTAAATTACACTCGTAA
- the LOC108848110 gene encoding mitochondrial adenine nucleotide transporter ADNT1 — protein MASEDVKSTESAAVSTIVNLAEEAKLAREGVKAPSYAVLSICKSLFAGGVAGGVSRTAVAPLERMKILLQVQNPHNIKYSGTVQGLKYIWRTEGLRGLFKGNGTNCARIVPNSAVKFFSYEQASKGILYMYRQQTGNENAQLTPVLRLGAGATAGIIAMSATYPMDMVRGRLTVQTANSPYQYRGIAHALSTVLREEGPRALYRGWLPSVIGVVPYVGLNFAVYESLKDWLVKDNPFGLVENNELTIITRLSCGAIAGTVGQTIAYPLDVIRRRMQMVGWKDASSVVTGEGRSKLEYNGMVDAFRKTVRHEGFGALYKGLVPNSVKVVPSIAIAFVTYEMVKDVLGVEFRISD, from the exons ATGGCATCAGAGGATGTGAAAAGCACGGAATCGGCAGCTGTTTCGACGATCGTAAACCTGGCGGAGGAAGCGAAGTTGGCGAGAGAAGGAGTCAAAGCTCCGAGCTATGCTGTCCTCAGCATCTGCAAGTCTCTTTTCGCCGGTGGCGTCGCTGGTGGAGT gTCACGAACTGCAGTTGCACCTCTGGAAAGGATGAAGATATTGCTTCAG GTCCAAAATCCACATAACATAAAGTATAGTGGGACAGTCCAAGGGTTGAAGTATATTTGGAGAACCGAAGGCCTTCGTGGTTTGTTCAAAGGAAATGGCACCAACTGTGCTCGTATTGTTCCTAACTCCGCTGTCAAATTTTTCAGCTATGAGCAAGCTTCTAA gGGTATACTGTACATGTATCGCCAGCAGACAGGGAATG AGAATGCGCAACTCACTCCTGTTTTACGGCTTGGAGCTGGTGCAACTGCTGGAATAATAGCCATGTCTGCAACATACCCGATGGATATGGTTCGTGGAAGGCTAACTGTCcag ACTGCAAACTCTCCTTATCAATATAGAGGAATTGCTCATGCTTTGTCAACTGTCCTGCGAGAGGAAGGTCCACGGGCCTTGTACCGTGGCTGGCTTCCATCAGTCATTGGAGTT GTTCCATATGTGGGTTTGAACTTTGCGGTCTATGAGTCTCTAAAGGACTGGCTAGTCAAAGACAATCCGTTCGGACTAGTGGAGAACAACGAGCTGACCATTATAACGAGACTCTCATGTGGTGCTATAGCTGGAACTGTTGGTCAAACCATTGCTTATCCGCTCGATGTGATTCGTAGGAGAATGCAAATGGTTGGATGGAAAGATGCTTCCTCTGTTGTTACAGGCGAGGGGAGAAGCAAGCTTGAATACAACGGTATGGTTGATGCATTTAGGAAGACAGTTCGTCATGAAGGCTTTGGAGCTTTGTACAAGGGTTTGGTCCCCAACTCAGTGAAG GTTGTACCATCAATTGCGATTGCATTTGTGACATATGAGATGGTGAAAGACGTTTTAGGAGTGGAGTTTAGGATATCAGACTGA
- the LOC108843874 gene encoding uncharacterized protein LOC108843874 — protein sequence MRSRGEPDVRSDAGSSRSQESLKGKKKQSTNGSQRSGKSQDLGSDSPSKNIPIEYSEQERAELLKRLDSIKDHLIRGGGSGGAVNENHQFLRPIHVHSPSPSPSPGPSYYHHHPYPYPPQPYHHHQQDPYGRPPPFQGYPPPGGGQYVDPHSYYPPTPSRYGDMIPPYSPASSHQRLTTPYNHSPSFPSSMSSPAPPRGGGGGGGYARWPSDLDSEMGGGAFARGYVKKAVSDSDDARRCCHPLAGGAPFIACPSCFELLYLPKKKKLLSPERHHKLQCGACSQVTSFRIIDKKLVFTSGNEGTTETVVGEEPVQEVKNQGDTIRSESQHSDDDEERSSVSCEQQQKEVKSVRRRVRGSEPAAPESASLLELFEHSNVNRAAFAYGMAELGYHKPDKEEFFKKQDSVKPPESVVATETEVSYNGYSNTTDISEDSNGREDKNRTEDGGKSIEVWVNGHLIPEELVSSAEKLAGPIQAGKYWYDYRAGFWGVMGKPCLGIIPPFIEEFSHPMPDRCAAGNTEVYVNGRELHKRDLELLVGRGLPRDKNRSYILDISGRILDGDSGEELKSLGRLAPTIEKTKHGFGMRVPRSLAS from the exons ATGAGGTCACGAGGTGAACCAGATGTTCGATCAGATGCTGGCTCTTCAAGAAGCCAAGAGAGTCTCAAGGGGAAGAAGAAGCAATCTACAAACGGGTCTCAAAGATCTGGCAAAAGCCAAGACCTTGGTTCAGATTCTCCCTCTAAGAACATCCCTATTGAGTACTCAGAGCAAGAGCGAGCCGAGCTTCTTAAACGGTTAGATtccatcaaagatcatctcattCGTGGTGGTGGTAGTGGTGGTGCAGTTAACGAGAATCATCAATTCCTCAGACCAATCCATGTCCATAGTCCTAGTCCTAGTCCTAGTCCTGGACCTTCTTATTACCACCACCATCCTTATCCTTACCCTCCTCAaccttatcatcatcatcaacaagaCCCTTATGGAAGACCACCTCCATTTCAAGGTTATCCTCCCCCTGGAGGTGGTCAATATGTTGACCCACATTCATATTATCCACCTACTCCTAGTAGGTACGGTGATATGATACCTCCCTACAGCCCTGCTTCTTCTCACCAGAGACTCACAACGCCTTACAACCACAGTCCTAGTTTTCCTTCTTCCATGAGCTCTCCAGCTCCTCCtcgaggtggtggtggtggtggtggttacGCTAGGTGGCCTAGTGATCTTGATTCTGAGATGGGCGGTGGTGCTTTTGCTCGTGGGTATGTTAAGAAAGCTGTTTCTGATAGCGATGATGCTCGTCGTTGTTGCCATCCTCTTGCTGGTGGTGCTCCTTTTATAGCTTGTCCTAGTTGCTTTGAGCTCTTGTACTTgcctaagaagaagaagcttttgtCTCCGGAGAGGCACCATAAGCTTCAGTGTGGTGCTTGCTCTCAAGTCACTAGTTTCAGAATCATCGATAAGAAACTCGTTTTCACTTCTGGTAATGAAGGAACAACAGAGACAGTTGTTGGAGAAGAACCTGTACAAGAAGTAAAGAATCAAGGGGACACCATCAGGTCTGAATCTCAACActcagatgatgatgaagaaagaTCGAGTGTTTCTTGTGAACAACAACAGAAAGAGGTTAAATCTGTTCGTAGACGAGTTAGAGGCTCAGAACCTGCTGCTCCTGAGAGTGCAAGTCTTCTTGAACTCTTTGAGCATTCTAATGTAAACAGAGCTGCATTCGCTTATGGGATGGCAGAGTTAGGTTATCACAAGCCTGATAAGGAAGAGTTTTTCAAGAAACAAGACTCGGTAAAGCCTCCTGAATCAGTAGTGGCTACAGAGACAGAGGTTTCTTACAATGGATACTCTAACACAACCGACATCTCTGAAGATTCAAACGGAAGAGAAGACAAGAACAGAACAGAAGATGGAGGGAAGTCAATAGAAGTGTGGGTCAATGGACATCTTATACCAGAAGAGCTAGTTAGCAGTGCTGAGAAACTAGCTGGACCAATCCAAGCTGGAAAGTATTG GTATGACTACCGAGCTGGGTTCTGGGGTGTAATGGGCAAACCGTGTCTTGGTATAATACCT cCATTTATTGAGGAGTTTAGCCATCCAATGCCGGATAGGTGCGCTGCAGGAAACACGGAAGTGTATGTGAACGGAAGAGAGCTTCACAAGAGAGACTTGGAATTACTAGTGGGTCGTGGTCTTCCTCGAGACAAGAACCGTTCTTACATTCTTGATATCTCAGGAAGAATCCTTGATGGAGACTCAGGGGAAGAACTTAAAAGCCTTGGCAGATTAGCCCCAAC GATTGAGAAGACGAAGCATGGGTTTGGTATGAGAGTTCCAAGATCATTAGCTTCATGA